The Streptomyces hundungensis genome contains the following window.
GTCAACCTCGGGACAGCGCTCCGACTGCGGTTCTCTCTCCGGGGCGCCCTGGAGGATCTCAGCGAGGCGGTGCTTCGATGGCGCGACGCCCGTCAGTTGGAGTCGGTGGCCCTGGAACCACTGGGTCGGCTCTCCGGGCAGCCCTCCCGCCAGCCCTCCGTTCAGCGCGCCGTCCCGCCCCACTTGGGGGATGAGTTCGTTCTTGCCTGCGCGCTCCTGCTGCACTGGAAGGGGGCGGCTGACCCGCTGTTGATCTCCGTACGCGAGCACATGACGCCGACGGAGTGGGAGGCTGTCGCCCAGGCGCGTCCACCTGGTTGGCAGTGGGCTCAGCCGGCCGGCGAAGCCCTGCGCCATGCGAGCACCACCGGTGACCTGGTTGTTCTCGACCACGCTCTCGCCCTACTCCTCAACGCAGCCGAGGTCTGCCAGCGGGGCAGCGCCGACCACTTGGCCGTCCTGCGAAGGATGGAATCCGCCCTGATGTCGCGCCTCTCATTGACGGACGACCTCGAGGACGCGTCGGAACTGGCGATCTCTGCCCGACTGAATGTCGACCTCGCCGCTGCCACACCCGACCTCCTCATCGAGCAACTTCCCTATCTGACCGCCTCACTACGGGCCTGCCATCGCCACAGTCGCTTGGTCCCCCTACTCGACGAGGCGATCGACTGGCTCCAGTACGGCCTGGAACACATCGGCCCCGGTCATCCCGCTTGGGGGACGCTCCACTCCAACCTCGGCGTGGTGTACCAGGATCGGTATGCCGCCACCGACGACGACGCCGATGGCGCGGCGGCCGAAGCGGCCCTGCGCTCCGCCCTCGCCCACCTGCCCGCGGATCAAGCCGACCGCCCACGGCTGGAAGAGCGCCTTGTACGCGTCCAGTTGAGCCGCGGCACGCTGGACGACGTGGAATCGGCGCTCACACGGCAACGGAAGAAGGTGGGCGACGGCTCCGATGCCGTATCGAACCCCGACGACCGGATCCTGTTGGGACTCCTGCTCACGAACCGGGCCTCGCGGAGCGGTAGCGCCGCCGGCTGGGAGGAGGCCGCCGCCGAGATCGAGCGTCTGATCGCCGTGATCGGCCACCAGGCCGAGGACTTCCCCGAACACGCCTCCGCGCTCAGCACCTGCGAGTGGGAGCTGTATCAACTCACCGGAGAACAGGCCCGGTTGGACCGCGCGGTGACGCTCGCGGAATGGACCCTGGACGCCTTTCCGCCCGACCACCCCGACGGCGCCACGGTCGCCTCCAATCTGTGCAACCTGCTGGCCGACAGGGCGTACGCAACGGGCTCGCTCGACGATGTGCACGCGGCCGTCGCCTACGGGCGGAAGGCCGTCGCCCTGTCCCTCGAACCCGATCCAGCCGCGATCGTCAACCTCGCCAAGGCGCTCAGCGAACGCTTCCGCCTCCATGGGAATCTGGCCGACCTGGACGAAGCCATCGCCCTGTGCCGCACCACCGACGCCGAGAGCGCCATCGCGGATTCACCCGCTGTCCAGGGGAGCCTCGCCCTTCACCTCGCGATGCGGTACGACGAGACGCACCGGGCCGAGGACCTCGCCGAGGCGATCGAGGTGGGCCGTGGCGTCATACGAAACGAACGTCTGCCCGGGCCGCGCAGAGCCGGATATCACTCGAATCACGCCGCCGCGCTGCTCACCCGCCACCGTTTGCACCACGACATCGCGGATCTCGACGAAGCGGTCGCGACGGCCCGCCAAGCACTGGCCCTCGTGGGCCCGTCCGCCCCCGACCGGTCCACCTTCCTGTCCCATCTGGCCGGTGCTCTCGCCGAGCGCCATGCGGTGCGCCCCGCGGCGGGTGACCTCCACGAAGCCATCGACTGTCTGCGCACGGCGATCGACGCCACCCCGGAACACCACTCCGACTTTCCTCGCTTGCTCCACAACCTGGCCACGCTCCTCGGTTTTCGGGACGGGCGTTCGTCGGCGGCTCCGGACGAGGCGATGGAGGTCTGGCGTCGGGCCGCTTCGCTCACGGCGCACCCGACCATGCGCCTGCGGGTGGCACTGGACTGGGGTGCCGAGGCGGCCGCCCGGGACAACTGGGAGCAAGCCCTCGACGCCTACACCACGGCGGTCGGGCTCCTCCCACAGCTGGCCTGGATCGGCCTCGGGCGGACCGACCAGCAACGCCTTCTGGCGAAGGCGAGTGGTCTCGCCTCCGACGCCGCCGCGAGTGCCCTCTTCGCCGGACGCCCGGACCGGGCGGTCGAGGTCCTCGAACAGGCCCGCGCCGTTCTCTTCACCGGCGAATGGCAGTGGACAGCCGACGTGGCGGCCCTCCGAGCGATCGCCCCGGATCTCGCGGACCAACTCACCGACATCCGCGAACAGCTCGGCGGCCAGTTGGTCGACGAGTCCGCCAGCAGGCTGCTGGACGCCGTGCGCGGAGCCGGCGCGAACGCCGACGCCAGGATGGCGCTGGGACGCCGATGGGACGAGGCGGTGGATGCGGCACGCCGGCTTCCCGGCCTCGCCGCCTTTCTGCGCGACCGGCCCTCCCCCGTTCTCGAACTGCCGGAGAGCAGCGCGGCGGTCATCGTCAACGTCAGCCGGTACAGGTGCGACGCCCTGCTGATCACCGACCACGACGTGCGCGTCGTGCCGCTCCGGGTATCGGCGCGCGAGATCGCCGACGTCGCCGTGAGCCATCTCGTCATGCAGTCCCAGCACGCGTACGAGACGTCGTTCAAAGCCACCGCGCCGGCGGCAGCCCTCGTCCGCGAACATTCCCTCACCGAGACACTCGCCTGGCTCTGGGAACACATCGCACGACCGGTGCTCGACGCCCTCGGCCACACCGGCCCACCGGCTCAGGGGCAGCCCTGGCCGCGTGTGTGGTGGTGTCCCACGAGCATGCTGACCCACCTTCCCCTGCACGCGGCGGGCGAGCACGAATCCCTCGGTGCGGCCCACGGCGCATCCGACGAACCGGCCCGCGACAGTGTCATGGACCGTGTCGTCTCCTCGTACACACCGACCCTTCGAGCGCTCGCGACGGCGCTCACGACACCCGTGCGGCACACCGAACCACGCCTGCTCTCCGTCGCACCAGAGCCTCCGGACCAGCGCGCGCTACCGGGCGCGAGGCGCGAGCCCTGTCCACGTGGGTGTCCGGGGCCCGCCTGACGAGTCTCCACGGGTCACAAGCGACCGTTCAGGCCGTCAAAGAAGCCTTGGCGCACCACACTTGGGTGCACTTCAGCTGCCACGGCGACCAGAGCATCACGGACCCGTCCACCGGCGGACTGATCCTGCACGACGGCAGGCTCACCGTGGCGGATCTCGTACGGGCCCGGCACCCGGACAGCGTGCTGGCGTTCCTCGCCGCCTGCAAGTCGGCTTCCGGAGGAGCCGCCGTCCCGGATGAGGTCCTGACACCCGCGGCGGCCTTCCAGTACGCCGGATTCCGCCATGTCATCGGCACGATGTGGGCGATCGACGACGACGCGGCGAGTGACCTGACGGAGCGGATGTACAGCGACCTCTTCCAGCACGAGCCCCTCGACGCGCGTGACACGGCGCCCGCCCTCCATCGGGCCGTACGCGACATGCGGAACGCATCGCCGTACCGGCCCAGCACCTGGGCGTCCGTGGTGCACCTCGGCGCCTGACGTTCCCGTCGGGCGCCCTCGGTACTGATCGGACGATCCGCGACCTTCACGCCCTCCATGTCGAGGACGGCGGATCTTGTTGGCGCCTCCTACCCCTTCCTGTTCCTGCCGTCGTGGAGCTCATTAATAATTGAGCCGCCATTTATTAACGTGTAGGGTCCGGTGTCGAAGGGAGGCACTGATGCCACGACCACGCGTCACCAGTGACACCGAGATCCTCGCCGCCGCCGCGCGCGCCATCGGCGCCCACGGCCCCGGCACGCTCACCCTGGCGCACGTCGCCGCGGAGGCGGGCGTATCGCCGGCGACGTTGTCCCAGCGGTTCGGGTCGAAGCGGGGGCTGCTGCTTGCGTTCGCCGCGGACGCCGCCGACAGGGCCGCCGAGCCCTACCGCAGGGCGCGGGCCGCACATGACTCACCGCTGGCGGCCCTGCACGCCGTCGCCGACGCGTTCGCCGGCGTCATGTCCACCCCCGAGGAGATGGCCAACCACCTCGGCATGCTCCAACTCGACCTGTGCGACGTCGAGTTCCGCGCCCATGCCGCCGCACACATCCGCGCCGTCAACGAGGCCCTGAGGGAGCTGCTCACCGACGCCGTCGCGCACGGTGAACTCCCCCCGGGCACGGACGTGCCGCGCCTGGCCCGCGCGGTCCAGATCACCACCGACGGCTCCCTTCTGCGCTGGGCGCTCACCGGCGACGGCGATCCCGCCGCCCTCCTCCATGACGACCTCGACCACCTGCTCGGGAGGACCCCATGACCTTCACCGCGACCGTGTTCATCGGCACCAGCCTCGACGGCTTCATCGCCCGTCCCGACGACGACATCGAATGGCTGACCTCGCGCGGCGAACAGGCCGGCGAGATGGGCTTCTCCGCGTTCCTCGACTCCGTGGACGCCGTCATCATGGGACGCAACACCTACGAGAAGGTCGTCGGCTTCGGCACGGAGAGCTGGCCCTACGGAGACCGCCACATCGGCGTCCTCAGCACCACGCTCCCCGAGGACGTCGACCCGCGCGTCACTGTTTACCGCGACATGGACAGCCTTCTCGCGGACCTGGACGAACGCGGGACGAAGCACGTCTATCCCGATGGCGGACGCCTCATCCAGAGCTTCGTCCGCGCCGGACGCGTGGACCGGTTCATCATCAGCGTCGCCCCGGTCCTGATCGGCGCCGGCCACCGGCTCTTCGGCGAGCTGCTCCAGGACGTCCCGCTGCGCCTGGACTCGGTCGCCGATGTCGGCGGCGGCTTCGCGCAGCTGCGCTACACGGTGGAGAAGTAGCGGGACGCCTCAGGCAAGCCCACGTCGCACAGCCCTCCGGCTCCCGGCTCCCGGTCCCGGCTCCTGGCTCCTGGCTCCTGGCTCCTGGCTCCTGGCTCCTACCGTCGCGTAACGCCTTTGCGGATCAAGGCAGTTGTGTGTGACGTTCGGGTCGGGGGCAGGAGCACGCATGACCGTACAGCCGGTTCGGAGCCCGTCGGGCCGACGACGCCGAGGACGGAAGGTGAGCCGTGTTCGAGGGCTTTGAGACCAGGCGGGTCCAGGTCGAAGAGGCGTCGATCTTCGTTCGTCATGGCGGAGAGGGGCCGCCCGTGGTGCTGCTGCACGGCCACCCCCGGACCTCCGCGACCTGGCACCGCGTCGCCCCGCTCCTGGTCGGACGCGGATTCACCGTGGTCTGTCCCGACCTGCGGGGGTACGGCCGGTCCACCAGTCCGGCGCCCACCGCGGACCACTCCGGACACTCCAAGCGGGCCGTCGCCGGAGACGTGGTGGAGGTGATGCGCTCCCTCGGCCACACCCGCTTCGCGCTCGTCGGGCACGACCGCGGGGGCTGTGTCGCGCTGCGTCCCGATGTGGTGCGGGCGATGCTGGAGGACTACAGGGCCGGCCTCACCATCGACCGACGGCACGAGGAGGAGGATCGCGCCGCCGGAACAGGGATCCAGTGCCCGACCCAGATCCTCTGGTCGCTCCGGGACGACCTCGAAGACCTGTACGGGGACCCGCTGAAGATATGGCGCGCCTGGGCACCGGACGTACGCGGCCACGGGATCGACGCCGGGCACCACGTGGCGAAGGAGGCCCCGGAAGCGCTGGCGTCCTCCCTCGCGGGGTTCTTCGGCGGACGGCGTGACGAGTAGCCCCCCGGGGCCCCCGGCACCCCGGGCTCCCGCGCACCTGGGAGCCCGGAGGAAACATTCGTAACCGAAAGATGTCGTCAACAGGCATAACTTCGTCAGACAGGGCACATTGCATGGTGACCGTCCAGGACGCGGCGGCCCGGGGTGACGCCAGCCTCTAGGGGGATGTGCACCCGTTCAATGGGAGTGACGGCCACATGGACCGTACGGAATCCGGTGACGATTCCCTCGATGCCTTTGCCCGGCAGGTGTCTGAACAGGCAGAAGCCCTGGTGGCGGCGTGGAACGAGGTCGAGCGGACAGCAGTGCCCCGCCTGTCCGGTTTGCAGCTCCAAGCCCTGTTGATCACCTATCGGACGCCGGGGATCAATCTCACCGGGATGGCGGAACGGGTGGGGGCCGCGCCTCCCACGGTCAGCAGGCTCTGCGACCGGCTGGAGGCGGCGGGGCTCCTGGTCCGCCGGCGTGCCACGACCAGTCGCCGGGAAATCGGGCTCACCCTGACCGCCCAGGGGCACGACATACTGGCCGCCCTGGCCGAGCGCCGTTTCCTGGCTGTCCGCCGAGTGCTCCAGCAGGTCCCGGCCGCCCAGCGTGAAGCGCTCCTCGCGGGCCTGCGGGCCTTCTCCGAAGCCGCGGAACCGTTGAACGACGGCGGCCCCAGCCTCTGAGGCACCCCCGCCGCGCCCCTACGTCACCACGCTTAAGGTGCTCCAGCAGCTGATCCGCGGCGCGGGCGGCACGGTCGCCTGACGGAAGCTAGGGACGGCCTCGCCAGTGCAAGCAGACGACGGCCGCATCGGAGGGCAGGTCTCCCCCGCCGTGGTACTGCACCAGCCCGTCGACGAGAGAGCGCGCCGTTTCGTGCGTGGACGCGCTACGGGTGGCGGCGATGGTCTCGCGAAGGGCTCGTTCGCCGAAGGCGCTGGTGTCGGCCCGCTGAGCGGCGTGAACGCCGCTGCTCACGATGACGAGCCGGTCGCCCGGTTCGAGAGCGAACTGTTCCGCCCGGTACTCGGTCTCCTCGAACATGCCCAGGGGCAGCTGGGCGTCGAGCGGGACCTGCTGGGCCGTGCTGTCGCGAAGGCGGAAGAGCTGGGGAGAACCGGCGTCCACGACGTGCGTGAGGCCGGACGCCAGGTCGATGCTCAGCAGCAGCGTCGGGGCGGACAGTTTGCCGCCGTACTCCCCGTAGACCGCCTGGTCGGCGAGGCATGCCTGGTCTTCCAGGGAGATGCCCGCCCTGCGCGCGTTGCGCAGCGCGTTCACGGTGAGGTTGGTCAAGAGGGCGGCCTGGATGCCGTGGCCCTGTCCGTCGGTGACGGTGATGGTCAGCGAGTCGTCAGTGACGGTCCAGTCGAAGTTGTCACCGCCCACGGCGTAAGCGGGTTCCAGATGGGCGCCGAGGGTGAATTCCTCGCGGCTGAAGCCTCGGCCGGGCAGGAGCTGCCACTGCATCTCCGCGGCGAGCGTGAGTCTCTTGCGGCGCCGGGCCTGGAGGTACAGGTCGGTGTCGCGCTCGGCGACGAGCAGTTCATGGCCCAGCGCGGTGGCGAAGGCCGCGAGTTCCAGCACGCCCGACGCGCCCCGGGTGGCGTGCTCCGGCAGGTGGACCGAGAGGATGCCGAGCCGGTCCCCCCGCACGCTGACGGGCAGGTGGACGACGACCATCCCGGGGTCACCGGTGACCTCGATGACGGGTGCCTCGGCGGTGAAGGCGCGGCCTGCGGCTCCTCCGTCGCGCACGTCCGTCGCGTCACCGGTGCAGGGCAGGTGCGTCACCGGCTGGAGCACGGTGAGCCCGTAATCCGCCAACAGGAGGTGCACCTGGGCGGCCTGGGCGTGCTTGGCGAGCAGCGCGCTGGCCGTGGAGACGAGCGCCGTCGGCGGCGCCGCCCTCAGGGCGCTCTCGGCCACACCCAGCCAGGTTGACGAATCCTTGTTCATGGCCTTCTTTCCGCACCACCTCGGGCGGCGACCTTGGATGAGCGGCGGCTCCAGCCCCCGCCGGCCTCTGCCGACCGTACTCTCATCTCTCTCCCCGTGGGAGAACAGTCCACTTTCGTCCGGGCCGAACCCGCCCGGCCCGGGTCAGTCCGTGTCCTGACGGCCCCGCCAGTCGAGACAGACGACCATCGCGTCGTCGTCGGCGTCGATCGGGCCGCGGTGTCCGGCCAGCTCCTGGAGGACCGCGCGGGGGACCTGGGAGGCCGGCAGCAGTCGTGTGCTGGTGAGGGCGCGCATCAGTGCCTTCTCGCTGTAGGGCTCGCCCGCGGGAGAGGCCACGTTGTAGACGCCGTCACTGACGAAGACCAGGCGGTCGCCCGGTTCGACCTGGAAGGGCTCGGCCGTGTAGAGGGTGTCCTCGAACATGCCGAGCGGAAGCTGGGCTTCCAGCTGGATCTGCTCGGCCTTGCCCTGCCTGAGGCGCCACATGCGGGGCGAGCCGGCGTCGACGATCTGCGTCTCACCGGTGGCGACGTCGAAGCGCAGCAGCAGCGTGGAGAGGTAGGCCTGGCCGTGGTAGTGGCCGTATACGGCCTGGTCGGCGAGGCAGGCCTGGTCGGCGAGGGACAGGCCGGCGCGGCGGGCGTTGCGCAGGGCGTTGACGGCCAGGTTGGTGAGGAGAGCGGCTTCGATCCCCTCGCCCATGCCGTTGGTGACGACGAGGGTGAGGTGGCTGGCGGAGGCCGACCAGTCGAAGTTGTCGCCGTAGATCGCGTACGCGGGCTCCAGCTGGGCCCCGATCTCGTACTCGGGGCGGGAGCAGGACCGGCCGGGCAGGAGCTGCCACTGCATTTCGGCGGCGAGCGTCAGACGGTTGGCGCGCCGGGCCTGGAGGTACACATCGGTGTCGCGTTCGCCCACGACGATCTCGTGTCCGAGCACTTCGGCGACATCCTGGAGTTCTTGCTGCGCCCGGGCGTCGTAGAGGTCTTGGGGCAGGGTCACGGTGAGGACGCCGATGCGGTCTCCCCGCACGCTGATGGGCAGGTGGGCCGTCAGCTGTCCTGTGCGATCGTCGTTCTCGACGTAGGGTTGCTGCGCACCGAAGGCTCGCCCCGGAGAGCTCTGGTAGACAGAAATCGGTTCGCCGGTGTAGGGGAGCGCGCTGACCGGTTGCAGTATGGTCATCGCGTAGTCGGCCATGAGCAGGTCAACGGAGACGGCCCCGTAGTGCTGGGTCAGAGCGTCCTGCACCGCTTGCAGCAGAGCGTGCGGCGCCGCCTGGCGCAGTGCGCGTTCTGCCGCCGTGAATCTGTCCACTGTTCGGTTACCGCCTGTTCGGGAAGATGAAGACAAAGAGGCGCGGGAGGGGCTTTTTGTGCCGCAGCGACTGCCAAGGCGGTTGAACACCGTGACTGTTGAAAGCGGGCACTCCGACGGTGCTGCCACCGACGGCCGGAGAGCCGCCGCGCTAGCGGCCCGCGAGGCTATCGAAGTGCTTGAGATCCTGTGGAGCAAGGGTGGAGATTTGGCACCCATCGCTCCAGTGTCGACCTCTCAGCTGAGGGTTCTGTACATCCTCGCGGACAACGACGGGATCAACCTGCGCGCCCTGGGTAACGAACTGGGTTCGACTCCCTCGTCGGTGAGCCGTATGTGCGACCGTCTTCACGCGATCGGCTTCGTCGAGAGGACCCCCAGCTCGGCCAGCAGGCGGGAAGTCGAACTGCGCCTGACGGGCGCGGGCACCCGCTACCTCAGCGATCTCAGGACGCGCCGGGAGGCGGCGCTGGCCGAGGTGGTCGCCACTATGGCGCCCGAGGAACAGGCCGCTTTCGCGCGGGGGCTGGCCTTCTTCCGGTCGGCGGTGCTGCGCGGCGCGGGCGATGCCGCTTCGGTGCGCGGCACGGTGGCGGACACGGCCTGAGGCCGACCTCCCGCAGGCGGGGGCAACAACACATCACAGTCGTCAGTCCTCCACACCGGCTGATGCGCACGTCCGACCGTGAGCCGGGTCCAGAGTGCGGCCTCCCGTCACTGTTGTCAAACGGCAAGTATTTCCGTACGGAAACTAAATCGTGCTCCGTTCCACGGCCCCGGCCACTGCCCGCCGCGCAGGACCGCAGAGCGTGTCCAGCTCCCGCTCCGGCCCCCCTTTCGAGCGCGCCGCGACGGACAGAACCGTGGCGTCAGTTGGCCGGGACGGGCCCCGTGACTTTCTCCAGGCGCACCAGGTCGTGCGGGTTGAGCCCGGACAGGTCGCAGATGGCGTCCACGGCGCCCCCCTTGCGCAGGGCCGCGACCGCCTCCAGT
Protein-coding sequences here:
- a CDS encoding CHAT domain-containing protein, with product MGRGGGCGTPASRPRRLSARPALPRSRTAGEQRGGHRQRQPVQVRRPADHRPRRARRAAPGIGARDRRRRREPSRHAVPARVRDVVQSHRAGGSPRPRTFPHRDTRLALGTHRTTGARRPRPHRPTGSGAALAACVVVSHEHADPPSPARGGRARIPRCGPRRIRRTGPRQCHGPCRLLVHTDPSSARDGAHDTRAAHRTTPALRRTRASGPARATGREARALSTWVSGARLTSLHGSQATVQAVKEALAHHTWVHFSCHGDQSITDPSTGGLILHDGRLTVADLVRARHPDSVLAFLAACKSASGGAAVPDEVLTPAAAFQYAGFRHVIGTMWAIDDDAASDLTERMYSDLFQHEPLDARDTAPALHRAVRDMRNASPYRPSTWASVVHLGA
- a CDS encoding TetR/AcrR family transcriptional regulator gives rise to the protein MPRPRVTSDTEILAAAARAIGAHGPGTLTLAHVAAEAGVSPATLSQRFGSKRGLLLAFAADAADRAAEPYRRARAAHDSPLAALHAVADAFAGVMSTPEEMANHLGMLQLDLCDVEFRAHAAAHIRAVNEALRELLTDAVAHGELPPGTDVPRLARAVQITTDGSLLRWALTGDGDPAALLHDDLDHLLGRTP
- a CDS encoding dihydrofolate reductase family protein; its protein translation is MTFTATVFIGTSLDGFIARPDDDIEWLTSRGEQAGEMGFSAFLDSVDAVIMGRNTYEKVVGFGTESWPYGDRHIGVLSTTLPEDVDPRVTVYRDMDSLLADLDERGTKHVYPDGGRLIQSFVRAGRVDRFIISVAPVLIGAGHRLFGELLQDVPLRLDSVADVGGGFAQLRYTVEK
- a CDS encoding alpha/beta fold hydrolase, yielding MFEGFETRRVQVEEASIFVRHGGEGPPVVLLHGHPRTSATWHRVAPLLVGRGFTVVCPDLRGYGRSTSPAPTADHSGHSKRAVAGDVVEVMRSLGHTRFALVGHDRGGCVALRPDVVRAMLEDYRAGLTIDRRHEEEDRAAGTGIQCPTQILWSLRDDLEDLYGDPLKIWRAWAPDVRGHGIDAGHHVAKEAPEALASSLAGFFGGRRDE
- a CDS encoding MarR family winged helix-turn-helix transcriptional regulator codes for the protein MDRTESGDDSLDAFARQVSEQAEALVAAWNEVERTAVPRLSGLQLQALLITYRTPGINLTGMAERVGAAPPTVSRLCDRLEAAGLLVRRRATTSRREIGLTLTAQGHDILAALAERRFLAVRRVLQQVPAAQREALLAGLRAFSEAAEPLNDGGPSL
- a CDS encoding PP2C family protein-serine/threonine phosphatase; translated protein: MNKDSSTWLGVAESALRAAPPTALVSTASALLAKHAQAAQVHLLLADYGLTVLQPVTHLPCTGDATDVRDGGAAGRAFTAEAPVIEVTGDPGMVVVHLPVSVRGDRLGILSVHLPEHATRGASGVLELAAFATALGHELLVAERDTDLYLQARRRKRLTLAAEMQWQLLPGRGFSREEFTLGAHLEPAYAVGGDNFDWTVTDDSLTITVTDGQGHGIQAALLTNLTVNALRNARRAGISLEDQACLADQAVYGEYGGKLSAPTLLLSIDLASGLTHVVDAGSPQLFRLRDSTAQQVPLDAQLPLGMFEETEYRAEQFALEPGDRLVIVSSGVHAAQRADTSAFGERALRETIAATRSASTHETARSLVDGLVQYHGGGDLPSDAAVVCLHWRGRP
- a CDS encoding PP2C family protein-serine/threonine phosphatase; this encodes MDRFTAAERALRQAAPHALLQAVQDALTQHYGAVSVDLLMADYAMTILQPVSALPYTGEPISVYQSSPGRAFGAQQPYVENDDRTGQLTAHLPISVRGDRIGVLTVTLPQDLYDARAQQELQDVAEVLGHEIVVGERDTDVYLQARRANRLTLAAEMQWQLLPGRSCSRPEYEIGAQLEPAYAIYGDNFDWSASASHLTLVVTNGMGEGIEAALLTNLAVNALRNARRAGLSLADQACLADQAVYGHYHGQAYLSTLLLRFDVATGETQIVDAGSPRMWRLRQGKAEQIQLEAQLPLGMFEDTLYTAEPFQVEPGDRLVFVSDGVYNVASPAGEPYSEKALMRALTSTRLLPASQVPRAVLQELAGHRGPIDADDDAMVVCLDWRGRQDTD
- a CDS encoding MarR family transcriptional regulator — protein: MTVESGHSDGAATDGRRAAALAAREAIEVLEILWSKGGDLAPIAPVSTSQLRVLYILADNDGINLRALGNELGSTPSSVSRMCDRLHAIGFVERTPSSASRREVELRLTGAGTRYLSDLRTRREAALAEVVATMAPEEQAAFARGLAFFRSAVLRGAGDAASVRGTVADTA